Proteins encoded together in one Kitasatospora albolonga window:
- a CDS encoding iron ABC transporter, giving the protein MSKTDMKPTAAAAPSLAPGVRIGQVSFVWRPWLVLVSLVLAAGAFLVFCLSIAVGDFPIGLSRVVATLFGQGEQVDEFVVMDLRMPRALAGLIVGIALGVSGAITQSVARNPLASPDILGITSGASAVAVFLVTVSGGAAAALVGSVGLSAAALMGGLGTGLLVYFLAWRRGIDGFRLILIGISVSAVMQAITTWLLVSADIRDVARAQAWLVGSLDGRSWDEVRVAFWCSLVLVVVVSAAAFPFKPMHLGDDVAAGLGVRYTRVRAVLLLCAVLLAAVAVSAAGPVPFVALVAPQVAMRLARCPTPPMVASGLLGALLLIGSDLIARTALPVTLPVGVVTAAIGGPFLVYLLVRANLRRS; this is encoded by the coding sequence ATGAGCAAAACAGACATGAAGCCGACAGCCGCGGCCGCCCCCTCGCTGGCGCCGGGCGTCCGGATCGGGCAGGTCTCCTTCGTCTGGCGGCCCTGGCTCGTCCTGGTCTCGCTGGTGCTGGCGGCGGGCGCCTTCCTGGTGTTCTGCCTCTCCATCGCCGTCGGCGACTTCCCCATCGGCCTGTCACGGGTGGTCGCCACACTGTTCGGCCAGGGCGAACAGGTCGACGAGTTCGTGGTGATGGACCTGCGGATGCCGCGCGCCCTGGCCGGTCTCATCGTGGGGATCGCCCTGGGAGTGTCCGGGGCGATCACCCAGTCGGTCGCACGCAACCCGCTCGCCAGCCCGGACATCCTCGGGATCACCAGCGGGGCCAGCGCGGTCGCGGTCTTCCTGGTGACGGTCTCGGGCGGGGCCGCGGCGGCGCTCGTCGGCTCGGTGGGCCTCTCGGCGGCGGCGCTCATGGGGGGCCTGGGGACGGGGCTGCTGGTCTACTTCCTGGCCTGGCGGCGCGGGATCGACGGCTTCCGGCTCATCCTCATCGGGATCTCGGTGAGCGCCGTGATGCAGGCGATCACGACCTGGCTGCTGGTGTCGGCCGACATCAGGGACGTGGCCCGGGCGCAGGCGTGGCTGGTCGGCTCGCTGGACGGCCGGTCGTGGGACGAGGTCCGGGTGGCGTTCTGGTGCTCCCTGGTGCTGGTCGTCGTGGTGTCCGCCGCCGCGTTCCCGTTCAAGCCGATGCACCTGGGCGACGACGTGGCCGCCGGGCTCGGCGTCCGCTACACCCGGGTGCGGGCGGTCCTCCTGCTGTGCGCGGTCCTGCTGGCCGCCGTGGCGGTGAGCGCGGCGGGCCCCGTTCCGTTCGTCGCGCTGGTGGCGCCCCAGGTGGCGATGCGCCTGGCGAGGTGCCCCACCCCGCCGATGGTGGCCTCCGGCCTGCTGGGGGCCCTGCTCCTGATCGGTTCCGACCTCATCGCGCGGACGGCGCTGCCGGTCACCCTCCCGGTCGGCGTGGTCACCGCCGCGATCGGCGGCCCGTTCCTCGTCTATCTGCTGGTACGGGCGAACCTCCGCCGCTCTTGA
- a CDS encoding iron ABC transporter permease translates to MSTTAVERPVPRGATEVRRGRVVGLSALLASLAFAAALSLAVGARALSPAEVWHGLFAEADPDQRLTEIRLIVQTVRVPRTVLAVVAGIALGVGGALIQGYTRNPIADTGLLGVNTGASFAVVTVIAVFGFTNPFQYVWFAFVGAALAGVLVFGLASIGRGAGNPLTLALAGQGITVFLMAMTTAVALTDQKSLNGLRFWNAGSVAGVGFDVIWPVTGFIGVGLLLALSTLPALNLLNLGEDVARGLGVNIVLSRAVGIVSITLLAGAATAACGPIAFLGLMVAHVARYLTGPDYRWLVPYAGLLGAVVLLVCDIVGRLVVRPGELEPGVVVALIGAPFFAVLVWRGKFKSA, encoded by the coding sequence ATGAGCACGACTGCAGTCGAGCGCCCCGTGCCCAGGGGCGCAACAGAGGTCCGCCGAGGGCGGGTTGTGGGGCTGAGTGCGCTGCTGGCGTCCCTCGCGTTCGCCGCCGCCCTCTCGTTGGCGGTGGGGGCCCGCGCGCTCAGCCCCGCCGAGGTCTGGCACGGGCTGTTCGCGGAGGCCGACCCCGATCAGCGGCTCACCGAGATCAGGCTCATCGTGCAGACCGTACGGGTGCCCCGGACGGTCCTCGCGGTCGTGGCGGGGATCGCCCTGGGCGTCGGCGGTGCGCTGATCCAGGGGTACACCCGTAACCCCATAGCCGACACCGGCCTGTTGGGCGTGAACACCGGTGCCTCGTTCGCCGTGGTGACGGTGATCGCGGTGTTCGGGTTCACCAACCCGTTCCAGTACGTCTGGTTCGCCTTCGTGGGGGCGGCCCTCGCCGGTGTCCTCGTCTTCGGTCTGGCGAGCATCGGCAGGGGAGCGGGCAATCCGCTGACGCTCGCCCTGGCCGGGCAGGGCATCACGGTCTTCCTCATGGCGATGACCACGGCGGTCGCCCTGACCGACCAGAAGTCGCTGAACGGGCTGCGGTTCTGGAACGCGGGCTCGGTGGCCGGGGTGGGGTTCGACGTCATCTGGCCGGTGACCGGCTTCATCGGCGTCGGGCTCCTGCTGGCCCTGAGCACACTGCCCGCCCTCAACCTGCTCAACCTGGGCGAGGACGTGGCGCGCGGGCTGGGCGTCAACATCGTGCTGAGCCGGGCCGTCGGCATCGTCTCCATCACCCTGCTGGCGGGAGCGGCCACGGCGGCGTGCGGCCCCATCGCGTTCCTCGGGCTCATGGTCGCCCATGTGGCCCGGTACCTGACGGGCCCGGACTACCGCTGGCTGGTGCCGTACGCGGGTCTGCTCGGCGCCGTCGTCCTGCTGGTCTGCGACATCGTGGGGCGCCTGGTCGTGCGCCCCGGTGAGCTGGAACCGGGTGTCGTGGTCGCCCTCATCGGCGCCCCGTTCTTCGCGGTCCTGGTGTGGCGAGGAAAGTTCAAGAGCGCATGA
- a CDS encoding L-lysine 6-monooxygenase, whose translation MSQVHPGDAPRVHDLIGIGFGPSNVAMAIALREHNARVGGQEPVTARFFEQQQSFGWHRGMLIDDATMQVSFLKDLVTLRNPASEFSFLCYLQSRNRLIDFINHKNLFPLRVEFHDYFEWAAAKVGDLVSYGHEVVSVTPVVQDGTVEHLEVTVRSGSGLEVHRARNLVIGTGLRPLMPEGVRRGDRVWHNSDLLRKVDGLEGTSPSRFVVVGAGQSAAENVAYLHRRFPGAEVCAVFSRYGYSPADDSSFANRIFDPGAVDEYFAAPDSVKSQLMAYHGNTNYSVVDIDLIDDLYRQMYQEKVLGTERLRFLNVSRVTAVEEGPDGVRATVKSLVTGEETPLDADIVVFATGYSPADPLGLLGEVADRCLRDDEGRVRVERDYRIATEPGLNCGIYLQGGTEHTHGITTSLLSNTAIRVGEILDSLLDRSVKSTSDEARPATDGTGSAVGQSPRPGSSGL comes from the coding sequence ATGTCACAGGTTCATCCTGGCGACGCACCACGGGTCCACGACCTCATCGGAATCGGCTTCGGCCCCTCCAATGTGGCCATGGCGATCGCGCTCAGAGAGCACAACGCACGCGTCGGCGGACAGGAGCCGGTCACTGCTCGCTTCTTCGAGCAGCAGCAGAGCTTCGGCTGGCACCGGGGCATGCTGATCGACGACGCCACGATGCAGGTGTCGTTCCTCAAGGACCTGGTGACGCTCCGGAACCCGGCCAGCGAGTTCAGTTTCCTCTGCTATCTCCAGAGCCGGAACCGGCTGATCGACTTCATCAACCACAAGAACCTCTTCCCGCTCCGGGTCGAGTTCCACGACTACTTCGAGTGGGCCGCCGCCAAGGTCGGCGACCTGGTCTCCTACGGCCACGAGGTCGTCTCCGTGACGCCCGTCGTCCAGGACGGCACCGTGGAGCACCTCGAGGTGACCGTACGGTCGGGGAGCGGCCTCGAGGTCCACCGGGCCCGCAACCTCGTCATCGGCACCGGGCTGCGTCCCCTCATGCCCGAAGGCGTGCGGCGCGGCGACCGCGTCTGGCACAACTCCGACTTACTGCGGAAGGTCGACGGGCTGGAGGGCACCTCGCCCTCGCGGTTCGTTGTCGTGGGTGCCGGACAGAGCGCCGCCGAGAACGTCGCCTACCTGCACCGCCGCTTCCCGGGGGCCGAGGTCTGCGCGGTCTTCTCCCGCTACGGCTACAGCCCCGCCGACGACAGCAGCTTCGCCAACCGGATCTTCGACCCCGGAGCCGTCGACGAGTACTTCGCCGCGCCCGACAGCGTCAAGAGCCAGCTGATGGCCTATCACGGGAACACCAACTACTCCGTGGTGGACATCGACCTGATCGACGACCTGTACCGGCAGATGTACCAGGAGAAGGTCCTCGGCACCGAACGGCTGCGCTTCCTCAACGTGTCCCGTGTCACCGCCGTCGAGGAGGGGCCCGACGGCGTCCGGGCCACCGTGAAATCCCTCGTGACCGGCGAGGAGACGCCCCTGGACGCCGACATCGTGGTGTTCGCCACCGGGTACAGCCCCGCCGACCCCCTCGGTCTCCTCGGCGAGGTCGCCGACCGCTGCCTGCGCGACGACGAGGGCCGCGTCCGGGTCGAGCGCGACTACCGCATCGCCACCGAGCCCGGCCTGAACTGCGGGATCTATCTCCAGGGCGGTACGGAGCACACGCACGGCATCACCACGTCCCTGCTCTCCAACACCGCGATACGCGTCGGCGAGATCCTGGACTCCCTGCTCGACCGGAGCGTCAAGTCCACCTCGGACGAGGCCCGTCCGGCCACCGACGGCACCGGCAGCGCCGTCGGCCAGAGCCCTCGCCCAGGGTCTTCCGGCCTCTGA
- a CDS encoding TetR family transcriptional regulator, giving the protein MASRNTRILEAAARVIARRGVRGLRVEELAAEAGVSTGLIYYHFKDRTGILRHTLEFINDRAERYTTVRDADAPPLGPREELEQILLLELQDTAEVRENSAAWGELRASAVFDPALREDLARATLVWVQEVAALLGRVRPMAPAAQLAAAAERLTALLEGLSTRWLSGGLGIDHARTLMRGGIEAELSGLEAR; this is encoded by the coding sequence ATGGCGTCCCGTAATACCCGGATTCTCGAAGCGGCCGCACGGGTGATCGCCCGGCGTGGTGTCCGTGGCCTGCGCGTGGAGGAACTCGCGGCCGAGGCCGGTGTGTCCACCGGGTTGATCTACTACCACTTCAAGGACCGCACGGGGATTCTCCGCCACACCCTGGAGTTCATCAACGACCGGGCGGAGCGCTACACGACGGTCCGGGACGCGGACGCGCCGCCTCTGGGTCCGCGCGAGGAACTCGAACAGATTCTCCTCCTGGAGCTTCAGGACACCGCCGAGGTCCGGGAGAACAGCGCGGCGTGGGGGGAGCTGCGGGCGAGCGCCGTCTTCGATCCGGCGCTGCGTGAGGATCTCGCCCGGGCGACCCTGGTGTGGGTGCAGGAGGTGGCCGCCCTGCTGGGCCGGGTGCGGCCCATGGCACCGGCCGCGCAGCTCGCCGCCGCCGCCGAAAGGCTCACGGCGCTGCTGGAGGGGCTCAGCACGCGCTGGCTCAGTGGCGGGCTCGGGATCGACCACGCGAGGACCCTCATGCGGGGCGGTATCGAAGCGGAGCTGTCCGGACTGGAAGCGCGGTAG
- a CDS encoding TetR family transcriptional regulator, with product MPSIPSGVPGGRPHSEEHAVSDRRTAILEAAATVIARRGVRGLRVEELAAEAGVSKALIYYHFEDRTGLLRRTLAFVNNRAERYTAEHSAAEAAAGPEATAGREATTNSETAAGPGVAPGSDAVPGPLRRLEQALLLELQDLPHVRENSTAWGELRASAVFDPELRGELALASVIWVREVADLLGEVRPTAPDSALTASAERLTALLEGLSARWLSGILPLPDARTRMREAIGVEVAHLARDAVAPATYDTPTPPE from the coding sequence ATGCCATCGATACCGTCCGGCGTCCCGGGAGGACGCCCCCACTCGGAGGAGCACGCGGTGAGCGACCGCAGAACGGCCATTCTCGAAGCCGCGGCCACCGTCATCGCACGGCGCGGCGTACGGGGACTGCGGGTGGAGGAGCTGGCGGCGGAGGCGGGCGTCTCCAAAGCCCTGATCTACTACCATTTCGAGGACCGCACCGGCCTGCTCCGGCGGACGCTGGCCTTCGTCAACAACCGGGCCGAGCGGTACACGGCCGAGCATTCGGCCGCCGAGGCGGCGGCAGGCCCGGAGGCGACGGCAGGCCGCGAGGCGACGACCAACTCCGAAACGGCGGCCGGTCCCGGCGTGGCACCCGGGTCCGACGCGGTGCCCGGTCCGCTCCGTCGGCTGGAGCAGGCGCTGCTGCTGGAGCTCCAGGACCTCCCCCACGTACGGGAGAACAGCACCGCCTGGGGCGAGCTCCGCGCGAGCGCCGTGTTCGACCCCGAGCTGCGGGGCGAACTGGCCCTGGCCAGCGTGATCTGGGTCCGGGAGGTGGCCGACCTGCTGGGCGAGGTCCGGCCGACCGCCCCGGATTCCGCGCTCACCGCCTCCGCCGAACGGCTGACCGCCCTGCTCGAAGGGCTCAGCGCCCGGTGGCTCAGCGGCATTCTGCCCCTGCCGGACGCCCGCACCCGGATGCGCGAGGCGATCGGGGTGGAGGTGGCCCACCTCGCCCGGGACGCGGTCGCCCCGGCGACATACGACACGCCGACGCCCCCGGAGTAA
- a CDS encoding peptidyl-arginine deiminase: MSYRPPTRRTVLQTLGGLGALAFGATACGPDGSGAGSVGTGSDRAPEGERRFGAEWDSHARTFMSWPALESVWAQDLPYVREDIARIARAIAEYEYVVMMARTDQRKAAQRACGSQVEVIPLAVDDMWARDTVPVFVEEGGEVIGVDFNFNGWGEKQEHTNDARVGRALLTEYGIPRAEAPLVSEGGSFETDGEGTLLITESSIVNENRNPGMSRDDIEADLVETLGVEKVVWLKGVRGQDITDAHVDSLVRFTAPGVVLLDQAFPGTPPDSWSRAADQAREVLGEATDARGRRFEVIDLPQPDLDRITGEGDDFVSTYANFYVANDSVFLPRFGDRKADDRARGILQEQFPGRDIVPVVIDTVASGGGGIHCATHDQPGEPVD, encoded by the coding sequence GTGTCCTACCGTCCCCCCACCCGTCGTACGGTCCTTCAGACCCTCGGCGGGCTCGGCGCACTCGCTTTCGGGGCCACGGCCTGCGGCCCGGACGGCTCCGGCGCCGGGTCCGTCGGCACCGGCTCGGACCGCGCGCCCGAGGGAGAGCGCCGGTTCGGTGCGGAGTGGGACAGCCACGCACGTACCTTCATGTCGTGGCCCGCCCTGGAATCGGTATGGGCGCAGGACCTCCCGTACGTCCGCGAGGACATCGCCCGCATCGCCCGCGCCATCGCGGAGTACGAGTACGTCGTCATGATGGCCAGGACCGACCAGCGGAAGGCCGCCCAGCGCGCCTGCGGTTCGCAGGTCGAGGTCATCCCGCTCGCCGTGGACGACATGTGGGCCCGTGACACGGTCCCGGTGTTCGTCGAGGAAGGGGGCGAGGTCATCGGGGTCGACTTCAACTTCAACGGCTGGGGCGAGAAGCAGGAGCACACGAACGACGCCCGCGTGGGCCGCGCGCTGCTCACCGAGTACGGGATTCCGCGTGCCGAGGCCCCGCTCGTCTCCGAGGGCGGCTCCTTCGAGACCGACGGTGAGGGCACCCTGCTGATCACCGAGAGCTCGATCGTGAACGAGAACCGCAACCCGGGCATGAGCCGGGACGACATCGAGGCCGACCTCGTCGAGACCCTGGGGGTGGAGAAGGTGGTGTGGCTGAAGGGGGTGCGCGGCCAGGACATCACCGACGCCCACGTGGACAGCCTCGTCCGCTTCACGGCGCCGGGCGTGGTGCTGCTGGACCAGGCGTTCCCCGGTACGCCCCCGGACTCCTGGTCGCGCGCGGCCGACCAGGCCCGGGAGGTGCTGGGCGAGGCGACCGACGCCCGGGGCCGGCGCTTCGAAGTGATCGACCTGCCGCAGCCCGACCTCGACAGGATCACCGGCGAGGGCGACGACTTCGTGTCGACCTACGCCAACTTCTACGTGGCCAACGACTCGGTGTTCCTGCCCCGCTTCGGCGACCGGAAGGCCGACGACCGGGCCCGGGGAATCCTCCAGGAGCAGTTCCCCGGGCGGGACATCGTGCCGGTCGTGATCGACACCGTCGCCTCCGGGGGCGGCGGCATCCACTGCGCCACGCACGACCAGCCCGGCGAGCCGGTCGACTGA
- a CDS encoding epoxide hydrolase codes for MTDITAQATSTTTHQDVAVASTEPAGPARASSPSSRGDAGLVRPFRIAIPQREVDDLNDRLARTRWSRQLPGAGWERGVPVEHLREVAEYWRDTYDWRAQEARLNAFPQFMTRIDGQDIHFLHVRSPEPDALPVVLTHGWPNSFLEFADLIGPLTDPRAHGGDPDQAFHVVVPSPPGFGFSEPPRETGWNVARVAGLWAELMSRLGYERYGVQGGDLGAYIAPAVAEADPGRVVGVYLIGGLGIPSEEDVPGLTEEEHKAYSAIMDADWMHGTDHHALLRAAPQSFAYGWEDSPVGGLAWMLQKLKEFGPAGTVPEDVLGRDAILTNTSLYWFTGTFGSSSWPMYDSTGIGWPQGQRHAPTGVYHGIPGLRRIAQRDCDLVHWPLDNPGEHHFIAMEQPAPLAADMATFFAALR; via the coding sequence ATGACGGACATCACCGCGCAGGCCACTTCGACCACCACGCATCAGGATGTGGCTGTGGCGAGCACGGAGCCCGCCGGACCCGCCCGAGCCTCTTCTCCCTCCTCCCGTGGAGACGCGGGCCTCGTCCGCCCGTTCCGGATCGCGATCCCGCAGCGGGAGGTGGACGACCTCAACGACCGTCTCGCCCGCACCCGTTGGTCCCGGCAGCTCCCGGGCGCCGGGTGGGAGCGGGGCGTCCCCGTCGAACATCTCCGGGAGGTGGCGGAGTACTGGCGGGACACGTACGACTGGCGGGCCCAGGAAGCGCGCCTGAACGCGTTCCCGCAGTTCATGACGCGGATCGACGGCCAGGACATCCACTTCCTGCATGTCCGCTCACCCGAGCCGGACGCCCTGCCGGTCGTGCTCACCCACGGCTGGCCCAACTCGTTCCTGGAGTTCGCCGACCTCATCGGCCCCCTCACCGATCCGAGGGCGCACGGCGGCGACCCGGACCAGGCGTTCCACGTCGTGGTGCCGTCACCGCCGGGTTTCGGGTTCTCGGAACCGCCCCGGGAGACCGGGTGGAACGTGGCGCGGGTGGCGGGCCTGTGGGCGGAGCTGATGAGCCGCCTCGGCTATGAGCGCTACGGCGTGCAGGGCGGCGACCTGGGCGCCTACATCGCGCCCGCCGTCGCCGAGGCGGACCCGGGCCGGGTGGTCGGCGTCTACCTCATCGGGGGACTGGGCATCCCGTCGGAGGAGGACGTCCCCGGCCTGACCGAGGAGGAGCACAAGGCGTACAGCGCCATCATGGACGCGGACTGGATGCACGGCACCGACCACCACGCCCTGCTGCGCGCGGCCCCGCAGAGCTTCGCGTACGGCTGGGAGGACTCCCCGGTCGGGGGGCTCGCCTGGATGCTCCAGAAGCTCAAGGAGTTCGGCCCGGCCGGTACGGTCCCCGAGGACGTGCTCGGGCGCGACGCGATCCTGACCAACACCTCGCTGTACTGGTTCACGGGCACGTTCGGCTCCTCGTCCTGGCCCATGTACGACAGCACCGGCATCGGCTGGCCGCAGGGACAGCGCCATGCCCCGACGGGTGTCTACCACGGCATCCCGGGCCTGCGCCGCATCGCCCAGCGCGACTGCGACCTGGTCCACTGGCCGCTGGACAACCCGGGCGAGCACCACTTCATCGCCATGGAGCAGCCCGCACCCCTGGCCGCGGACATGGCCACGTTCTTCGCCGCCCTCCGCTGA
- a CDS encoding glyoxalase encodes MTLQLVQVNFKAGDESALGRFWAEALGWGLSSEGPGVINLEPVGFDWPDPSAVCVDLVRVPDPETVRCRVHIELATTSDAHQAELVARLKELGATPADAGQGDVPGTVLADPEGNVFSVLEPRELYRDTGPVAAVVVGCADPRALVRFWGEAIGWTVHELTDDRALLRSVKGVGPYLEFRRTPDDRAVRSRVHLDVMPDPVEDQAKEVARLEGLGAARADVGQGDVPWVVLADPEGNEFCVLGRG; translated from the coding sequence ATGACACTGCAGCTTGTTCAGGTGAACTTCAAAGCCGGGGACGAGTCGGCGCTCGGCCGGTTCTGGGCGGAGGCGCTCGGCTGGGGTCTCTCCAGCGAGGGCCCCGGAGTCATCAACCTGGAACCCGTGGGCTTCGACTGGCCGGACCCGTCCGCCGTCTGCGTCGATCTCGTCCGCGTCCCGGACCCGGAGACGGTGAGGTGCCGCGTGCACATCGAGCTCGCCACCACCTCCGACGCCCATCAGGCGGAGTTGGTCGCGCGCCTGAAGGAGCTCGGGGCGACGCCCGCCGACGCGGGCCAGGGCGATGTGCCGGGGACGGTGCTGGCCGACCCGGAAGGCAATGTGTTCAGCGTCCTGGAGCCCCGGGAGCTCTACCGGGACACGGGCCCCGTGGCCGCCGTGGTCGTCGGCTGCGCCGACCCGCGCGCCCTGGTCCGGTTCTGGGGCGAGGCGATCGGCTGGACCGTCCATGAACTGACCGACGACCGCGCCCTGTTGCGCTCCGTCAAGGGTGTCGGTCCGTACCTGGAGTTCCGCCGCACACCGGACGACCGGGCCGTACGGAGCCGCGTCCATCTCGACGTGATGCCCGACCCCGTCGAGGATCAGGCGAAGGAGGTCGCCCGGCTCGAAGGGCTCGGCGCGGCACGGGCCGATGTGGGCCAGGGCGATGTCCCCTGGGTCGTCCTGGCCGATCCGGAGGGCAACGAGTTCTGCGTCCTCGGCCGGGGCTGA